From the genome of Oncorhynchus masou masou isolate Uvic2021 chromosome 15, UVic_Omas_1.1, whole genome shotgun sequence:
AGCCTGGCTGTCGGTGCTCGAGAGAGTGGAACTTATAGCCTGGCTGTCGGTGCTCGAGAGAGTGGAACTTACAGCCTGGCTGTCGGTGCTTGAGAGAGTGGAACTTACGGCCTGGCTGTCAACGTTTGAGAGAGTGGAACTTACAGCCTGGCTATTGGTGCTTGAGAGAGTGGAACTTACAGCCTGGCTGTCGGTGCTCGAGAGAGTGGAACTTATAGCCTGGCTGTCGGTGCTCGAGAGAGTGGAACTTACAGCCTGGCTGTCGGTGCTCGAGAGAGTGGAACTTACAGCCTGGCTGTCAACGCTTGATAGTGTTGAACTTACAGCCTGGCTATCGGTGCTTGAGAGAGTGGAACTTACAGCCTGGCTATCGGTGCTCGTGAGAGTGGAACTTACAGCCTGGCTATCGTTGCTCGAGAGAGTGGAACTTACAGCCTGGCTTTCAGTGCTTGATAGTGTTGAACTTACAACCTGGCTGTCAACGCTTGATAGTGCTAAACTTACAGCCTGGCTGTCAGCGCTTGATAGTGTTGAACTTTTAGCCTGGCTGTCAGCGCTTGATAGTGTTGAACTTATAGCCTGGCTGTCAGCGCTTGATAGTGCTGAACTTATAGCCTGGCTGTCAGTACTTGATAGTGTTGAACTTATAGCCTGGCTATCGGTGCTTGATAGTGCTAAACTTATAGATTGGCTATCGGTGCTTGATAGTGCTAAACTTATAGCCTGGCTATCGGTGCTTGATAGTGTTGAACTTATAGCCTGGCTATCGGTGCTTGATAGTGTTGAACTTATAGCCTGGCTATCGGTGCTTGATAGTGTTGAACTTATAGCCTGGCTATCTGTAGTGATGGAGTCTGAGACTGGTTCTTTTTTAGTTGTAGAGATGGCAGAGACTGGATCCTCTTTCATGGTAGGGAAACCAATGGTGGGCTCTTGGCTGAGATGGGGTCCTGATGTGGTCTCAGTTGTCCTGGTGTCCTTTTCTAGTTCAGGGGAGAGTCTATGTTGTCCTTCTTTATGCTGCTCTTTGATGTCTTTATCTGGAGAGGCCTCCCGTTTCGGTAATGAGGACGCAAGCCCAGTGGTCTGTTCAGAGTGGTGGTCCTTCGTTTGGTCACTAAGCACATTCTCTGATGGCTGAGTTGAGAGCAGATGTTGAGACATGATGTCATGCTCTGATTGTCTAGGTTCCACTGATAAAGGTCTTGAGCCTGCACCAGCCATACAAATGGattcatcttcctcttcctcctcctcatctccatctgaGTACTGAACCTGAAATGTAGACTCAAGCTTTGTCGCAGACGTCACCTCTAGTTTCTCTACCATTCTTGTCTGTGTGGTGCGCTGTAAGGCCTCTCGTAgatctttctcttgcatttcctcttcctcctctttagCAGGTTCATGAGAATCAtatttttctgtctcttccttGCTCTTCTCATCTTTGACTTTGTCAGCTGTTTCATTTTCTTTTGCTCTTTCCTCTCCTTTGATGTGTTCAGCTTCATAACGTTCATCTCTATCTTTCTCACTTTCCTCTCAGCTTCATAAcgatctctatctttctctctttcctctctgatGGGTTCAGCTTCATAACGTTCATCTCTATCTTTCTCACTTTCCTCTCCTTTGATGTGTTCAGCTTCATAACGTTCATCTCTATCTTTCTCACTTTCCTCTCCTTTGATGGGTTGAGCTTCATAACGTtcatctctatctttctctctttcctctctgatGGGTTCAGCTTCATAACGTtcatctctatctttctctctttcctctcctttgaTGGGTTCAGCTTCATAACGTtcatctctatctttctctctttcctctctgatGGGTTCAGCTTCATAACGTtcatctctatctttctctctttcctctcctttgaTGGGTTCAGCTTCATAACGTtcatctctatctttctctctttcctctctgatGGGTTCAGCTTCATTACGTTCATCTCTATCTTTCTCACTTTCCTCTCCTTTGATGGGTTCAGCTTCATAACGTtcatctctatctttctctctttcctctctgatGGGTTCAGCTTCATTACGTTCATCTCTATCTTTCTCACTTTCCTCTCCTTTGATGGGTTCAGCTTCATAACGTTCATCTCTATCTTTCTCACTTTCCTCTCTGATGGGTTCAGCTTCATAACGTTCATCTCTATCTTTCTCACTTTCCTCTCCTTTGATGGGTTCAGCTTCATAACGTTCATCTCTATCTTTCTCACTTTCCTCTCCTTTGATGGGTTCAGCTTCATAACGTtcatctctatctttctctctttcctctctgatGGGTTCAGCTTCATTACGTtcatctctatctttctctctttcctctcctttgaTGGGTTCAGCTTCATAACGTtcatctctatctttctctctttcctctctgatGGGTTCAGCTTCATTACGTtcatctctatctttctctctttcctctcctttgaTGGGTTCAGCTTCATAACATTCATCTCTATCTTTCTCATCTTTGACGTCTTCGAAATCACTAGTATCTTCTTTCTCTTGCTCATTTTCCATCTTCCGTTCTTTACTGACATCAGCCACATGAGTATCATATTTCTCTTTCTCCATGTTCTCTTCCTGACTGACTTCAATCTCAAAAGAATTATAATTTTCTTTATTCTCCCCCTGGGTGGATTCAGCCATGCATGTAtcacccttctctttctctctgtgctctTCTTTCGTCGGTTCACTGACAAGGGTATCTCGCTCTTTTTCTATTTTATCTTCTCTTATCGGTTCAGTGTCAAAGGTATCCTTTTCTTTCATCTCATCTTTCATGGCTTCAGCCACAAAGGTATCTTTCTCTTGTACTATTTGTTGTGTTGTGGTGGAGTCTGAGGCTGGCTCCACTTTAGAGGTAGAGATACAAGAGCTTAGCTCATCTTTAGAAGTTAATATagtctctatttctttctgtttctcttcttTCAGAGGTTCACACTTCTCCTTGATGAGCTCGGCCCCACAAGTATCTTTATCTTCCTTGATGGATTCAGCTTCAGTAGCAATAACCTTTTCTGTTACTTTCTTATCTTCCTTGATGGGTTCAGCTTCAGTAGCACCAACCTTTTCTGTTACTTTCTTATCTTCCTTGATGGGTTCAGCTTCAGTAGTACCAACCTTTTCTGTTATGGATTTCAGCTTCAGTAGTACCAACCTTTTCTGTTACTTTCGTATCTTCCTTGATGGATTCAGCTTCAGTAGTACCAACCTTTTCTGTTACTTTCTTATCTTCCTTGATGGATTCAGCTTCAGTAGCACCAACCTTTTCTGTTACTTTCTTATCTTCCTTGATGGGTTCAGCTTCAGTAGCACCAACCTTTTCTGTTACTTTCTTATCTTCCTTGATGGGTTCAGCTTCAGTAGTACCAACCTTTTCTGTTACTTTCGTATCTTCCTTGATGGGTTCAGCTTCAGTAGTACCAACCTTTTCTGTTACTTTCGTATCTTCCTTGATGGATTCAGCTTCAGTAGTACCAACCTTTTCTGTTACTTTCTTATCTTCCTTGATGGATTCAGCTTCAGTAGTACCAACCTTTTCTGTTACTTTCTTATCTTCCTTGATGGATTCAGCTTCAGTAGTACCAACCTTTTCTGTTACTTTCTTATCTTCCTTGATGGGTTCAGCTTCAGTAGTACCAACCTTTTCTGTTACTTTCTTATCTTCCTTGATGGATTCAGCTTCAGTAGTATTTTCTGATTTCTTATCTTCCTTGATGGGTTCAGCTTCAGTAGTACCAACCTTTTCTGTTACTTTCTTAACTTCCTTGATGGGTTCAGCTTCAGTAGCACCAAACTTTTCTGTTACTTTCTTATCTTCCTTGATGGGTTCAGCTTCAAGTATGACATATTTTTCTTTCACTTTCCCATTGTAATCTTCCTTGATGGGTTCAACTTCATGAATATCACAGTTTTCCTTCACTTTCGAATCTGTATCTTCCTTGATGGGTTCAGCTTCAGTGGTACCAACCTTTTCTGTTTCTTTACCTTCTTTGGTGGTTTCAGCCTCGTGTGTGTCGTgcttttctgtctctttctccttcatgTCCTGTTTTATGGGTTTTACATCAgaagtatcatcatcatcatcatcctcaccgTCGTCATCATCTAAGAAGctactctccttctcctttgGGAATTTAGCCTTACTGCACACTTTGGATTCTTTCTCTTGATGatcatcatcatcttcctcaTCACTGTGTTCGAGTATAGCCTCACCACTAGAAATGTCTTCCCGTAAAGATTCCTTTCCTAATAAGGAAACTTCATCTTTCCTTGTGACTGactcagagggaagaggagttgTCTCCTGTTTCAGTTGGATCTCATCTGTGGAAGCGGAGAGACCATCTTTTTCCCCCACTTTTGTAACCGGCAAGTCTTGTTCAAATGATTTCTCCCCAGATGGTGGTGCATCTGACTCACGTTGACTTTCTTTCTGGATGTCAGCATCTAGTTTTTCCTTATTATCTTCTTGATCTTTCTTCGCATCCTCACCGTCTGTTTTGGTGGCTGAATCATGAATGTCCTCCTGTGTTTGATGCTCCAGTCCTGGGAAGGCCTTGGTCTTTTCTTCCACAGGCGACTGATGAAGAGGAGAGTGGGTTGCACTGGGAGGTCCAGACTGTGTGGGAGAGGCCATTTTCACAGTGCTATCGTCTGGACTGAAGCACCGCTCTTCACCTTCTGAAGTGACTGAGTCTGACCTAAAGGGCTTTGAGAAAGAGGGTGGGGGTGAAAGGGGTTTTGGAGGCATTGCAGTTGAGATGTCTTCTTTGGACTTAAAGAGCTGTACCTCCTCATCAACTGGTGGTTGATCCAGCTTCAAATCCTGAACAGGTTTGGAGACACGAGACTCAGAGGCAGGGAGCTTTTCCACATCCCTTTCTCTATCTTGGAACATTAGAGGAGAGGCAAAACTCTCCTGTAGTTTTTCACGTGAAATGTCAACGTTAGGAGTttggtcttcttcttcttcctcttcatcGTGAGCCTTGATGACCTTATCCTCAGTCTTCACATCAGAGACAACAGGAAGGCACTCCTCGGATGGAGGTGACTTTAAGCACTTGTCGTCCTCCAAGGAGGATGTTGGTGAGATGGTCCCAGCAGAGTGGAAGGGTTCTTTCCCATGTGTGGCCTCGGTTGGAATTGCCAGGGGAACGCTGTTAACAGTATCGTTAACCAGTGAGCTTTTGCCCGATTCCTCAGTCTGAGGTGTAGTGACGGGAGTAACCAATTGGTCCTCTGCAATAGAGGTAGGAAAGGAGGACAATTTATCATACTCCGTGATGGATGTGGCTGAGGAGACAAGTTCTTCCTCTGCCAAGGGAGCAGACATGATGTTAGTGAACACTGATACTTGCTCCTGTCCACCCATGAAACCTTTGGCTGTTACATCAGCCATAGCTGCTGCTTGCATCTCCTTCATCCTGTGGATGGTGTCCAAGGAGCCTGTCTGATCTGGGACAGAGATGTCATATGTACCCACTTCGTATTGGAGGTGTGGTATCCTGTCTTCCGCCTCCTCGTGAATCTCCTCATCCGAGATGGTCTGTTCAGTTTCGGAGTAACCGGGAATGGTTTCATCTTGAATGAAGGAGATGGGCTCGGCAGCAGCGGCTCCTTGCAGTGTTGATACTATGTCGGCTGTAGCGCCTCCAACATTTGAGATGTAgccttcctcatcttcctcatcctcctctttggCTCCAGCAATGTGTTCGACTGCTTTGCTTTCCCAGTTCTTGGCCgatgtttctttctctctcgcttcagGTTTGTTTTTGACCTCTTCATCAGCTATCACGTCTAAGTCTTCTACCTCTTCCAGCTCGGCCTTTTCAACAACAtcttcatcttcctcttcctcctcctgggATGAAGGCCTTCTGCTTTCCTCTTTAGCTGTGGGCTTTTCAGCTTTCTCCATTTCCTCCACCTCATGTTTcctgtctagtctgttatcttctccttcctcttcctcctcccctatccccatatcttcctcttcctcttccattTTCCTCTCTGCTATCAGGCCTTCTTTTTCCTCCACCTCATCGTCCTCAATGGCAGCTCCCTCATCCTCATAGATATCCACATCCTGTGCTTGAAATTCTTCTTTATGCTCTTGTGCTAATGTGTCCTCTTTTCTTTGAGAATCAGTCTCAAATCCCATTGCTGTGGCTGCTCCCTTCTCAGGTGACTTTGTGCCCATTGGAGTTTGAGAGACAGTTTCCtgttctttctcctcctcctgggTAGGGGATTCGGTCATGCTTTCTTCTGCTGGTGTCTCCACTGCACTCTCTGGTGGCTTGGTAAGATCCTCTGGAGTGGAGGAAGCAGAGATGCCCTCAACAGCCCCATTCTGTAATGGCTCAGGCTGAATGGTATCTGCTGCTAGTTCCTCAGATTTGGGTTCAGCAGGCTCTGCCTTGGCCGTTTTGACTTTGCTTTTGTCGGTTTTGGGTTTACTTGACGCTTTTGCCCTGTGCAGGGTCTTTCTGACCTCTGGTGTGAGGGGTTTTAGGTCAGGTTTTGTTATCTTTCTCAACTCTGGTTTGGATGTGTCCTTTTTCTTGTCAACTTTGGGGTCTTTTTTTTTGTCTTCTTTTTTAGCTGCGTCATCTTTCTTGACATGTTTGATCTCTTTCTTTTCCTTGTCTTTTTTCTCATCCATCTTGGATGCCCTTTCCTTTGAGTGTTTTTTCAAGGATTTCTCCTTCAAAAGTTTTTTATTTTCTGGTCCATCAGTCTTGGATTTTAGTATTTTTGTGGGTTTTTCATTCTCTACCAGTTTCCTACCTTCCTTCACAGAGTCACTCTTTGCCTCTGTGGTCACCGAAACCTCATCGTCTGCTTCTTTCTTAGGGGATTTGGTAGTCTTGGGAGATGATTTGAGACTCTCTTTGCTGTCTGTCCTTTGCTTCAGCTTTGTCTGTTTTACAACAGCAGGTGGAGCTCCTGAGGCAATGTCTTTTTGTGTGGCTACTGGGTATCGCAAGAAGTCAAGGTGCTTTAATTTCTCCAGGCCCTCCAGGATTTTGTTTTGTGGTGCGTTTCCAGGGAACAGCACTCTGACAATCTTTTCTGCAGGATTGGCAGGAAGCCAGACAACTAATGCTGTAACTGACGTCAGGTAAGGTACGGatatttctccctcttttccaTTGGGGAGCACAATGCCAGTTTTGGCTTTGCTGTTACCCGCCCACTTTTGCATGAGAAACTGCATCTCTTTACTGTCCTTGACGGGGTTCAGAACATACATGTCTAACTTGCCCACTCCCATCTTGTGGAAAAGAGTTAAAGGCTCAATAAGGTTACTGACCAGTCTACAGAGAGGCTCCGGCTTGATTCCCAGTTTGTTGAGGTACTGCAACGTGAGGGAGGCCTCCTCGATGCTGCGCTTGACCTTTAGGTTTGATTCTGGCATACGTAGCTTCTCGGGTACATTGAAGAAGATCACACCAAGCTCTGGAGAGATCAGGTTCTTCATCCAGTCGCTGTAGCTAGCAGAGCCTTGTGActgttcctcctcctgctctGCTATTTTCCTTTGAAGGAGCCCGTTGATGCCTGGCAGATTGTCTGCACCAATGTGAGTGAGTAAAATCGAGTCGATGCGGTCCAAGTGTCTGACCAACTTCCAGAAGCATGATTTCCTTTCAGAGCCTCCATCCACTAGGATGTTGAAGCCATTGACCGCAAACAGGGCCGAGTCGCCCCTCCCCCCAGGGAAGACATAGCAGCAGGGCCTGGACAGTTTCAGGAAGCCTCCAGATGTGGGCGGCTCCAGGAGGTCAAAGGGCGAAGGCACGTCTACCGTCTCGGAGATGTACTCCGTGAACTCTGTGACTCCCTCCATCTTGGGGAGCACAGGCTCAGGGTTCAGTCTGTACTCAAGGAACTCCCGTAAGTGCTGCTGCTGACCCAGGGAGCTCCAACCCACCTCCGCTCGGCAGGACACAGTGAGTGTGGCCCGCTGCTCGGGGGCCGCTTCGCCCAGCAAATCACTGACCTACaggagaatgacagacagagacaagccCCAAGGTCAGCGGTCAGTGCTGATGTATAAAAATTGCTCAATGACATTGCTGTTTTGATTTTCATCCACAATTCCAGTTCGTGAGGAGTAATATTTAAGATTCATTTTTCATTGGTAATCTAAtcttcataaaaataaaaaaaaagcttTTCAGTACTACAGACGAGAGTCAACAATGCCAGGAAAGGCTGCTCTGAATAGGACTTGACTGTTCGGAACAGTAATAGCTTACCCCAGGATCAGCAAAGACTTGTGAGAAGCTCTGATAGGTGAAAACCCCACTTTGGAGAAGCAGGTCACCGTGGTCTGAGTTCTGCCCACTCAGGACCAAGAGCTTATGTCCTGCTGAGTCTGTGACAAGAGACTGGATCTGGGCCAGAGAAGACAGAGGATAATTATAGGACACAGCACAGAGTAAAGATAATATGacttttatatttttatattggTTAgggccagtggttcccaactctggtcctccagtatccccaacagcacacatttttattgtagccccagacaaactctacctgattcaactcattgagggcttgatgattagttgacagtTGAATCCGGTGTGCTTGTCAGGGGCTACAACAGAAAGATGTGTGCTGTTGGGGATATTggaggagttgggaaacacttgGTTAAGCTCTGAATTTAAtcaaatgtttttaaatgtttttcaaCTTAAGCTGTTATTGGTATGCCACTTAAATCACAGTGATAGAAAATTGTTTTCTTTcagaatgtttttttatttttttttaatgtatgagATTCTAAATCATCAacaattaaatgtaaaaaaaaatgttttttgcaTGTAATGATTGATAGGTCTAAAT
Proteins encoded in this window:
- the map1ab gene encoding microtubule-associated protein 1B, which codes for MAIEPSPASARWGVAMEIPARGPLTAVLEEESSSRLGSEKRIQDLGEKRCRGPPFSQGNYYMLIVIGEIATDHQLQRARDHLERGIRSWDVSLKSCDLDHQLQLFVTRHSAQFSAEVRGQRTLHHKSDVLETVVLVNPSEDTVALEIQSLVTDSAGHKLLVLSGQNSDHGDLLLQSGVFTYQSFSQVFADPGVSDLLGEAAPEQRATLTVSCRAEVGWSSLGQQQHLREFLEYRLNPEPVLPKMEGVTEFTEYISETVDVPSPFDLLEPPTSGGFLKLSRPCCYVFPGGRGDSALFAVNGFNILVDGGSERKSCFWKLVRHLDRIDSILLTHIGADNLPGINGLLQRKIAEQEEEQSQGSASYSDWMKNLISPELGVIFFNVPEKLRMPESNLKVKRSIEEASLTLQYLNKLGIKPEPLCRLVSNLIEPLTLFHKMGVGKLDMYVLNPVKDSKEMQFLMQKWAGNSKAKTGIVLPNGKEGEISVPYLTSVTALVVWLPANPAEKIVRVLFPGNAPQNKILEGLEKLKHLDFLRYPVATQKDIASGAPPAVVKQTKLKQRTDSKESLKSSPKTTKSPKKEADDEVSVTTEAKSDSVKEGRKLVENEKPTKILKSKTDGPENKKLLKEKSLKKHSKERASKMDEKKDKEKKEIKHVKKDDAAKKEDKKKDPKVDKKKDTSKPELRKITKPDLKPLTPEVRKTLHRAKASSKPKTDKSKVKTAKAEPAEPKSEELAADTIQPEPLQNGAVEGISASSTPEDLTKPPESAVETPAEESMTESPTQEEEKEQETVSQTPMGTKSPEKGAATAMGFETDSQRKEDTLAQEHKEEFQAQDVDIYEDEGAAIEDDEVEEKEGLIAERKMEEEEEDMGIGEEEEEGEDNRLDRKHEVEEMEKAEKPTAKEESRRPSSQEEEEEDEDVVEKAELEEVEDLDVIADEEVKNKPEAREKETSAKNWESKAVEHIAGAKEEDEEDEEGYISNVGGATADIVSTLQGAAAAEPISFIQDETIPGYSETEQTISDEEIHEEAEDRIPHLQYEVGTYDISVPDQTGSLDTIHRMKEMQAAAMADVTAKGFMGGQEQVSVFTNIMSAPLAEEELVSSATSITEYDKLSSFPTSIAEDQLVTPVTTPQTEESGKSSLVNDTVNSVPLAIPTEATHGKEPFHSAGTISPTSSLEDDKCLKSPPSEECLPVVSDVKTEDKVIKAHDEEEEEEDQTPNVDISREKLQESFASPLMFQDRERDVEKLPASESRVSKPVQDLKLDQPPVDEEVQLFKSKEDISTAMPPKPLSPPPSFSKPFRSDSVTSEGEERCFSPDDSTVKMASPTQSGPPSATHSPLHQSPVEEKTKAFPGLEHQTQEDIHDSATKTDGEDAKKDQEDNKEKLDADIQKESQRESDAPPSGEKSFEQDLPVTKVGEKDGLSASTDEIQLKQETTPLPSESVTRKDEVSLLGKESLREDISSGEAILEHSDEEDDDDHQEKESKVCSKAKFPKEKESSFLDDDDGEDDDDDDTSDVKPIKQDMKEKETEKHDTHEAETTKEGKETEKVGTTEAEPIKEDTDSKVKENCDIHEVEPIKEDYNGKVKEKYVILEAEPIKEDKKVTEKFGATEAEPIKEVKKVTEKVGTTEAEPIKEDKKSENTTEAESIKEDKKVTEKVGTTEAEPIKEDKKVTEKVGTTEAESIKEDKKVTEKVGTTEAESIKEDKKVTEKVGTTEAESIKEDTKVTEKVGTTEAEPIKEDTKVTEKVGTTEAEPIKEDKKVTEKVGATEAEPIKEDKKVTEKVGATEAESIKEDKKVTEKVVKNGRWKMSKRKKILVISKTSKMRKIEMNVMKLNPSKERKERKIEMNVMKLNPSERKERKIEMNVMKLNPSKERKERKIEMNVMKLNPSERKERKIEMNVMKLNPSKERKVRKIEMNVMKLNPSKERKVRKIEMNVMKLNPSERKVRKIEMNVMKLNPSKERKVRKIEMNVMKLNPSERKERKIEMNVMKLNPSKERKVRKIEMNVMKLNPSERKERKIEMNVMKLNPSKERKERKIEMNVMKLNPSERKERKIEMNVMKLNPSKERKERKIEMNVMKLNPSERKERKIEMNVMKLNPSKERKVRKIEMNVMKLNTSKERKESEKDRDERYEAEHIKGEERAKENETADKVKDEKSKEETEKYDSHEPAKEEEEEMQEKDLREALQRTTQTRMVEKLEVTSATKLESTFQVQYSDGDEEEEEEDESICMAGAGSRPLSVEPRQSEHDIMSQHLLSTQPSENVLSDQTKDHHSEQTTGLASSLPKREASPDKDIKEQHKEGQHRLSPELEKDTRTTETTSGPHLSQEPTIGFPTMKEDPVSAISTTKKEPVSDSITTDSQAISSTLSSTDSQAISSTLSSTDSQAISSTLSSTDSQAISLALSSTDSQSISLALSSTDSQAISSTLSSTDSQAISSALSSADSQAISSTLSSADSQAKSSTLSSADSQAVSLALSSVDSQVVSSTLSSTESQAVSSTLSSNDSQAVSSTLTSTDSQAVSSTLSSTDSQAVSSTLSSVDSQAVSSTLSSTDSQAVSSTLSSTDSQAISSTLSSTDSQAVSSTLSSTNSQAVSSTLSNVDSQAVSSTLSSTDSQAVSSTLSSTDSQAISSTLSSTDSQAVSSTLSSTESQAVSSTISSTDSQAVSSTLSSTDSQAVSSTLSSTDSQAVSSTNSSTNSQAVSSTLSSTDSQAVSSTLSSTDSQAVSSTLSSTDSQAGVEESPQHETLLPSMTTSKEASNTDEKAKHVSQKGEEKPGKEAERELETEREVASPGHTQPCSYFLLDKDSAKFPEEVGHVDATKADSASEKVEGFDKMRTEKEAISVSLQEENQGFGVSKYEPYEKPISKEEASDNKEDSEVSRQFDRSAHIGVDDNRRTRQADAGAAEFDSEDEEKEEPLSFSSVDYTPPPFTESERSPSCSPSAFPEHNDKEKGQEEESDRKEGHATPHVENSFAYSDTQDNKTTPAEPCSLPFNLKEDKPEKVEEDEMKDNVWSAPQTSTGETDQTGASPSIEEYLPVQSGRKETASLSRGQSNLGAQASATAMLFEDLPEKQTTEKEKDEPVKDKLDSSDSERGDSPSGRYSPAEKDMLPRQVSPEEKENQATAAPLAAYSGHLIDDNVLASEYTQIGSSITSKSTMGYSEREDTPDSVYKRLLVVGEDYDDDDDDDDDDDEDEDGEDAEEEEEEASDLDVEKGAREQSEKEICKTASDDTTPSKLLVTKEEDKKALSPKPNHLKKEEPTHSMTTICPPLVDTADSLLKNVVGASPLQSGSSTAIEQTGSGGYPSESSEFSEDSQLGLKEERFDSPDLSLPPKSSEDKHYSQGDIEAERQRSPDTASRKPEEAPSSYLPSASASLSTSHQLREEVESPVTVSSAPYRTDSEVASFEYSSFKDEESSAKHSILSTSRVILKEEYLEASEKLTSTTTTTFSLTQVSPVLPTPAKDTIQQETSSSPKMDKGQTSDTFHKLEGIVETKTMSAGASEPLSSQLSKPAETISTSRALFDVSPLQRADSPDRESQGSLDSKESYTLPCRIECQKSSVTEQKEGMLSITETHMVTIVSSTTTTVTQSDVVTKPQESTEASSNGPTEVRTSAQDVFSEASKASCATMSDLPKSDLLKSDWRRLEEEDGKEEEKKDQTDEESEKEKERKAGEKERVEDKKAEKQEEKTSERRRSSLSDWELLQGPGACPSAPPGYEDDREEEEEAYETEEAEEAEEEYGEEECVAPGQPTPLSTAGHAHHTKASAKTDGESSRPTDLHMEATSSSPPSYSSCEYKHRKGEISPSFINPSPHALSSDDGDEDKGSDHSLEGDEDDREQHSVKRRSHKQKRHLTQCGATGAGEGSQPVSMPPGGMATGLGVVLAGEETPPTSVSDSLASQSDSDVPPETEECPSITAEGNLDSDEDAEHLPVDKLSASATGGGHQPPSPRSAAKSHDPLPAPMKDPHPHPPHPDVCMVDPEALSNDQSSTEKLLKKDHKTTKSLRKGLGKPKSASPARKGKRSTTPVKQTSKDSSPRSASLRRKDTERSSRLTQKSEGLGSKGDLHAPGKGLANGVKSNLGTNSQKSSSAVPPGPPIYVDLAYVPNHCSAKNVDQEFFKRVRAAYYVVSGNDPAGGEPSRGVLDALLEGKATWGSNLQVTLIPTHDTEVTRDWYQQTHEKQQDLNIMVLASSSTVVMQDESFPACKIEF